GCCAGCCTCACCCTCACGTCGATCCACGTGGTCGCCGGGTCCTGCACGGTCACCCCGGCGAGCTGCCAGGCGCGCACGGTCAGGGCGTTGAGCTTCGCTGCTGCCTCGCTGAGCTGCGCGCGGTCATTGATGCCATCGACCAGCCACGAGTCGGAGACGGGCAGCGCATCCACATCGAAACCGGACTCGCGCAACAGCCCGATCACATCGGTGATGTACTTCTCGCCCTGCGCATTGTCGGTGGTGATCGCCGCGAGCTTGTCGCGCAGCGCCGCGGCGCCGAACACGTAGATGCCCGCGTTGATCTCGCCGATCGCGCGCTCGGCCTCGGTCGCGTCCTTGTGCTCCACGATCCGGTCGAGGCGCCCGGTGGAGGTGCGCACGATGCGGCCGTAGCCGGCGGCGACCGCCGGGAACGCGGACAGGATGGTCGCGGCCGAGCCGCCCGCCCGGTGTGCCGCGATCAGCTCGCGCAGCGTCCCTGCGTCCAGCAACGGGACATCGCCGTTCACCACCAGCACGTCGCCGGAGAAGTCCGCCGGCAGCGCCGCGACGGCCTGCTCGACCGCGCGCCCGGTGCCGGGGACCTCGTCCTGGTCCACGATGACCGCCTCGGGCAGCTCCACGCCGATCACCTCGGCCAGACGGTCGCGCTCGTGCCGTACGACGGCCACGACCTCGGCGGCCTCCAGCGCCCGAGCGGTCTCCAGCACATGGGCGATGACGGGGATACCGCCGAGCGGGTGCAGGAGTTTGGGCGTGGCGGACTTCATCCGCGTCCCCTGCCCCGCCGCGAGCACGACGATGGCGAGATTCTGGTCGGTCATGATTCTCCGGGGCATTCGGTCGGACAGACAGGTCGCAGATGGCTCCGCCTCCAGGACTCGAACCTGGACCTCACAGCTCCAAAGGCTGTCGTGCTGCCATTACACCAAGGCGGAACGCGCGACGCGCACACCCAGTCTGCCAGACCGGCATCCCCGGCGACGCCGAATAGCATGGAGGGATGGCGGAGGCACGAGACGGAATCCCGCGCGATGACGTCGATCGCATCGTCGACGCCTGGCTGCGCGAGCGCAGCGACCTCGATTTCTCCCCGCTGCAAGTCCTCAGCCGCGTCGCCCGCCTCTCCCGGCATCTCAACCGGGCCCGCCGGAGCGCGTTCGAGCGCTCGGACCTCGACTCCTGGGAGTTCGACGTGCTCTCCGCCCTCCGCCGCGCCGGCTCGCCCTACCAGTTGAGCCCGAAGGCACTGCTCCGGGAGACGCTGGTCTCCAGCGGCACCATGACCAACCGCATCGACCGGCTGGCCGAGCGCGGGCTGGTCGAGCGCCGCACCGACCCGAACGACGGACGCGGCATCCTGGCGCAGATGACGGAGCAGGGACTGGCGCGGGTGGACACGGCGATCGCCCGGCTGGTGGACGCGGAGGCCGAACTGCTGAAAGGGCTGTCGGGGGTGGAGCAAGAGCGGCTGGCGGGGCTGCTGCGGAAGCTGAGCCTGGGGTTCGACACGGGGGCGTGAACCCGGCGCCCGTGTCTGCCCGGCCTCGCTTCTCCCGGGCTCCCAGGAGACTGTTATCCCCCGCT
Above is a genomic segment from Leifsonia xyli subsp. xyli str. CTCB07 containing:
- a CDS encoding MarR family winged helix-turn-helix transcriptional regulator; translated protein: MAEARDGIPRDDVDRIVDAWLRERSDLDFSPLQVLSRVARLSRHLNRARRSAFERSDLDSWEFDVLSALRRAGSPYQLSPKALLRETLVSSGTMTNRIDRLAERGLVERRTDPNDGRGILAQMTEQGLARVDTAIARLVDAEAELLKGLSGVEQERLAGLLRKLSLGFDTGA
- the glmU gene encoding bifunctional UDP-N-acetylglucosamine diphosphorylase/glucosamine-1-phosphate N-acetyltransferase GlmU, with the protein product MTDQNLAIVVLAAGQGTRMKSATPKLLHPLGGIPVIAHVLETARALEAAEVVAVVRHERDRLAEVIGVELPEAVIVDQDEVPGTGRAVEQAVAALPADFSGDVLVVNGDVPLLDAGTLRELIAAHRAGGSAATILSAFPAVAAGYGRIVRTSTGRLDRIVEHKDATEAERAIGEINAGIYVFGAAALRDKLAAITTDNAQGEKYITDVIGLLRESGFDVDALPVSDSWLVDGINDRAQLSEAAAKLNALTVRAWQLAGVTVQDPATTWIDVRVRLAPDVTLLPGTQLRGATAVETGATIGPDTTLLDTEVGAGATVKRTDATLAVIGAAATVGPFAYLRPGTVLGADGKIGTFVETKNAVIGAGAKLAHFNYVGDAEVGEKSNLGAGVITANYDGVNKHRTEIGSHVRVATNTVFVAPVRMGDGAYTGAGTVVRKDVPAGSLAVTVAPQRNIEGWVAQRRPGTDAARAAQRNGAAEASNAAEESGE